CGGTCGCGGGTTTCGGCCAGTTCCTTTTGAATCGTCTGAATGGCGACGCTGATTCGCTCTTCGGCTCGCTGCTGATCCGCCCGCTGATTGTCGAGCCGCCGCTGGAGCCCCCAAGGAGTCAGTCGGTACACGGACTTTACCCAGCGGTGAAAGGGGCTTTCATCGTTCCCGTCGTCTCGCGTCGGGTGGGGAGGCGCGGCGCGGTCGTCGCCGCTCATTGTTTATTCGGCAGTCGTCGCGGTTTCAGGGCCTTCCTCGGCACCTGAAGGTTCCTCGGAAACGGTGGGCTTCTCAGTGCTTTCCGTCGTTGCCTCGGGTTCGGGTTCGTCCCTCGTCTCCTCGACGGTTGCCTCGGGCAGGATTTTGGCGTCAGCGGAGACGTCCTCGTCAGCCACCTCGAGCCTGCCTTCGGCAACGAATTCGGGTGCGATCGCGTCCGGATCTTCACCCGGGCGAACGACCCTGACCGGCAGCGTCACGCTGATATCGCGGTGGATATTCACCTCTACGTCATAAGCACCGAGCTCCTTGATCGGGTGCTCGAGCAGGATTCTCTTGCGGTCGAGATCGAAACCCCGCTCCTGCAGCTCGTGATGGATGTCGGCGATG
This genomic stretch from Acidobacteriota bacterium harbors:
- the rplI gene encoding 50S ribosomal protein L9, coding for MKVILNDYIEHLGERGESVEVKPGYANNYLLPKGLAYHDTPGNRRQFEQEQNKWEEMDLERRSAGEKLASDLDGTKLAFERRAGEKDVLFGSVSIADIHHELQERGFDLDRKRILLEHPIKELGAYDVEVNIHRDISVTLPVRVVRPGEDPDAIAPEFVAEGRLEVADEDVSADAKILPEATVEETRDEPEPEATTESTEKPTVSEEPSGAEEGPETATTAE